From the Brachyspira intermedia PWS/A genome, the window GAATGACACTATAGAAAAAGCTATATATTTTCCTAAGACAGAAACATTATCCAACGAGGAAAAAGCCAATAAATATTTCAGCTTACAAGACTATACAGGTATTTCTGTAGATAATGATAAAGTTTTTGGTGTATATATACTTCATCCGAATAATATAGGAAAATGCGGACATATATCAAATGCCTCTTATGAAGTAAGTAAAGAATCAAGAAGAAAAAGAATAGTAGAAGCATTAGTTAGAGATTCTATGAAACAAGTCAAGAAATTAGGATATAAAATACTTCAATTTAATGCCGTTGTAATATCAAATATTAATGCTCATAAACTATATAAAAAAAATTGGGTTTAATAAAATAGGTATAGTTAAAAGGATACATCAATAAAAATAATGAGTATGAGGATATTGTACTTTATTATATAGATTTATAAATATAAAAAAACAAGGGAGATAATTATTTAATTACCACCCTTGTTTTATAATTTTCAATTAATAGTTCTTATGCTTTTTTTAAAGGCACAGGAAGGCTTTTTACAGAATTTACTTTTTCATTAGTAATGGCTTTAGTAGGACATTTAGCTATACTTTCATCTGTAACAGCATAGTCCTCATAATTAACTATAGCAAGATAATTATCAACCTTCATACCGCCTTCTTTAGTATTTTTAACACATATATTACATCCAATACATGCTCTGTCGCAAGCTTTTTTAGCTATAGGACCTTTATCTTTAGATTTACAATAAACATGTATATCTTGTGAAGCTGGGTGAATCTCAATAAGTTTCTGAGGGCAAGCTTTAACACAAGCACCGCAAGAAACACATTTATCTTCAACTATAACAGGCATTCCTGTTTCTTCATCTTTAACGATAGCACCAAACTCGCAAGCGTTCATACAGTCATAAAAACCAACACAACCATAAGAACATTCTTTAGTTCCTCCAGCCATAACAGCAGAAACACAAGTAGGAGCACCTTTATAAACCTTATTAGATTTAGCTATTCCATTATGTCCATGACAGAAAATATATGCTCTTGTTTTTTCTTTTTGTTCAGGAGCTACTTTACCTAAGAAGTCTGCAACTTTAGCAGCAGTATCAGGACCTCCAACAGAACAACCGTCTACAGGAGCTTTATCATCAACTAAAGCCTTAGCAAACTGTGCACAACCAGCAAAACCGCATCCTCCGCAGTTAGCACCTGGAAGCATTTCAGTAAGTGTTGTAACTCTCTCATCAACTTCAACTTTGAAAATTTTTGAAGAAAATATCAATAAAACAGCCAATATCAAAGCAATTAAGCCTGAAGATATTGAAGCTACTAAAACAGATGTCATCATTTTTATTATCCTTATAAAATACTTCTAACACTCAAAATCATATTTTTATTATTCCGGAAAAACCATAGAAAATAAGTGCAAGTATACCTGCAGTAATGAAAGGCATAGCAGGACCTTTAAAAGCTTCCGGTATATCTGCAGTCATTAAACGTTCTCTTATGCTAGCCATTATAACTAAAGCTAATGTAAAACCAACGCCTGCACCTAAAGCAAATACTATATTTTGTATAAAGTTATATTTGTATAAAACACCAAATAAAGCCAATCCTAATACACAGCAGTTAGTAGTAATAAGAGGAAGATAAATACCCAAAGAAAGATATAAACTTTCACTAGTTTTTCTTACTACCATCTCAACAAATTGTACTAAAGCTGCGATTACAATAATGAAAAGAATAGTTTGTAGGAATTCGATTTTAAAAGGAACTAATATGTAATACTGTATCATCCAGCTAACAG encodes:
- a CDS encoding RnfABCDGE type electron transport complex subunit B, which translates into the protein MMTSVLVASISSGLIALILAVLLIFSSKIFKVEVDERVTTLTEMLPGANCGGCGFAGCAQFAKALVDDKAPVDGCSVGGPDTAAKVADFLGKVAPEQKEKTRAYIFCHGHNGIAKSNKVYKGAPTCVSAVMAGGTKECSYGCVGFYDCMNACEFGAIVKDEETGMPVIVEDKCVSCGACVKACPQKLIEIHPASQDIHVYCKSKDKGPIAKKACDRACIGCNICVKNTKEGGMKVDNYLAIVNYEDYAVTDESIAKCPTKAITNEKVNSVKSLPVPLKKA
- the rsxA gene encoding electron transport complex subunit RsxA translates to MVNLILLFVATVLVNNFVLTKFLGICPFLGVSNKLDSAISMGIAVTFVLVLTAAVSWMIQYYILVPFKIEFLQTILFIIVIAALVQFVEMVVRKTSESLYLSLGIYLPLITTNCCVLGLALFGVLYKYNFIQNIVFALGAGVGFTLALVIMASIRERLMTADIPEAFKGPAMPFITAGILALIFYGFSGIIKI